One Amycolatopsis thermophila DNA segment encodes these proteins:
- a CDS encoding FAD-binding protein: MNTPNSYDLVVVGSGAAGLAAAVSYAEATAHRAQPPRIALLERSTEDQRGGATRWTGAFLRITEERKLDPDWADHVQRVSGGLSDYEYCKTLERETPATLKFIEDRGVALEFNEFPIAHTFADGSPTMTPPGNPVGGGASIVKALSAKLDEHPNVDVHFQTEAIRLTTGEDGAVDGIVVRGPDGYATRLGAGAVVLACGGFEGNAEMLTRYLGANACDLPLIAPGIANNRGDGIRMALELGADTAGQFDMIHAEPVDRRTRKADAVLYGYTGGIFVNGKAERFFDEGRDTWDNTFELIGYEIWRHQNQEAYWIADAHSLDIPGIRNAWLSDVPPEQADTLDELARKLGLQPEALEKTVADFNSAVGPGEFDHTRFDGKATVGLTPPKSNWATPLDTPPFIGIPLTAAICFTYGGIRTDTNARVVTPSGVPIPGLYAAGELTGLFYHEYPPATSVLRSLTFGRLAGQHAAAQLA; encoded by the coding sequence ATGAACACCCCCAACAGCTACGACCTCGTGGTAGTCGGTTCCGGCGCCGCCGGACTCGCCGCAGCCGTCAGCTACGCCGAAGCGACCGCCCACCGGGCCCAACCACCGCGAATCGCACTACTCGAGCGATCCACAGAGGACCAGCGAGGCGGGGCAACTCGGTGGACCGGGGCGTTCCTGCGCATCACTGAGGAACGCAAGCTCGACCCCGACTGGGCGGACCACGTCCAGCGGGTCTCCGGCGGGCTGTCCGATTACGAGTACTGCAAGACCCTGGAACGTGAGACCCCGGCCACCCTCAAGTTCATCGAAGACCGCGGGGTCGCCCTGGAATTCAACGAGTTCCCCATCGCGCACACCTTCGCCGACGGCAGCCCCACCATGACCCCGCCCGGCAACCCCGTCGGTGGAGGAGCCTCCATCGTCAAGGCCCTCTCGGCCAAGCTCGACGAACACCCCAACGTCGACGTGCACTTCCAGACCGAAGCCATTCGCCTCACCACCGGCGAGGACGGCGCGGTCGACGGCATCGTCGTACGCGGCCCCGACGGCTACGCCACCCGTCTTGGCGCCGGAGCCGTCGTCCTGGCCTGCGGCGGCTTCGAAGGCAACGCCGAGATGCTCACCCGCTACCTGGGCGCCAATGCGTGCGACCTGCCCCTGATCGCGCCGGGAATCGCCAACAACCGCGGCGACGGTATCCGCATGGCCCTGGAACTCGGCGCCGACACGGCCGGCCAGTTCGACATGATCCACGCCGAACCAGTCGACCGCCGCACCCGGAAAGCCGACGCGGTCCTCTACGGCTACACCGGCGGCATCTTCGTCAACGGCAAGGCCGAACGGTTCTTCGATGAGGGCAGGGACACCTGGGACAACACCTTCGAGCTCATCGGCTACGAGATCTGGCGCCACCAGAACCAGGAGGCCTACTGGATCGCCGACGCGCACAGCCTCGACATCCCCGGGATCCGCAACGCCTGGCTGTCCGACGTACCACCGGAACAGGCCGACACCCTCGACGAGCTCGCCCGCAAGCTCGGGCTGCAACCAGAAGCGCTGGAAAAGACCGTCGCCGACTTCAACTCCGCGGTCGGCCCCGGCGAGTTCGACCACACCCGCTTCGACGGCAAAGCCACCGTCGGGCTGACCCCACCGAAGTCCAACTGGGCCACCCCGCTGGACACCCCACCGTTCATCGGCATCCCGCTCACGGCGGCGATCTGCTTCACCTACGGTGGCATCCGCACCGACACGAACGCCCGCGTGGTGACTCCCAGCGGCGTGCCCATCCCCGGCCTCTACGCCGCGGGAGAGCTCACCGGCCTCTTCTACCACGAGTACCCGCCGGCCACGTCGGTGCTGCGCTCCCTCACCTTCGGCCGCCTCGCCGGACAACACGCCGCGGCACAACTCGCCTGA
- a CDS encoding MFS transporter has protein sequence MTFLVGIGTFFDMYEVFLGGVMAAVIAQQWHLTGTEKSAVVGAAFLGMFFGSSLLGVLADRLGRRTMFLVNLGAYGLASLLTAASPNLAWLLGLRFITGLGVGAELTLVDTYLAEFLPRTVRGRYIAWAYTLGFIAVPIVAFVAAKTVAAHTVFGLAGWRMLLILGATGSIVIWLARRQLPESPRWLAVQRRSAEAEQVVARIESIVQRQSGAALPPVPTTEAAQVHRVPLSGMFRGELRNRTIMWWIFQVLQTVAYYGFGALAPIVLTAKGFDITSSLGYAAASFLGYPVGSALSIPLVDRFERKRLIIVSALGIALFGLLFGMAASSALIVTTGFLLTVCSNVFSNSFHIYQTEIFPTSLRSSAIGIAYSLSRLTSAVLPFVAITALDHLGATAVFFGSAVLIGVLCLDVGLLGPRSTGRPLETVAERTPSATESAPASETA, from the coding sequence ATGACCTTCTTGGTCGGCATCGGCACGTTTTTCGACATGTACGAGGTGTTCCTCGGTGGTGTGATGGCCGCGGTCATCGCCCAGCAGTGGCACCTGACCGGAACAGAGAAGTCCGCCGTGGTCGGCGCCGCGTTCCTCGGGATGTTCTTCGGGTCCAGCCTGCTCGGAGTCCTGGCCGACCGGCTGGGACGGCGCACCATGTTCCTGGTCAACCTCGGCGCCTACGGGCTCGCCAGCCTGCTCACCGCCGCCTCGCCCAACTTGGCGTGGCTACTGGGGCTGCGGTTCATCACCGGCCTCGGCGTCGGCGCGGAACTGACCCTGGTCGACACCTACCTGGCCGAGTTCCTGCCCCGGACCGTACGCGGCCGCTACATCGCCTGGGCCTACACCCTCGGCTTCATCGCCGTGCCGATCGTGGCGTTCGTCGCGGCGAAAACCGTGGCCGCGCACACGGTGTTCGGCCTCGCGGGCTGGCGAATGCTGCTCATCCTCGGCGCGACCGGATCGATCGTGATCTGGCTCGCGCGGCGTCAACTGCCCGAGTCGCCACGCTGGCTGGCCGTGCAGCGTCGATCCGCCGAAGCCGAGCAGGTGGTCGCCCGGATCGAGTCCATCGTGCAACGTCAATCGGGCGCGGCGTTGCCGCCCGTTCCCACTACCGAGGCGGCGCAGGTGCATCGAGTGCCGCTGAGCGGAATGTTCCGTGGCGAGCTGCGCAACCGCACGATCATGTGGTGGATCTTCCAGGTGTTGCAGACCGTCGCCTACTACGGTTTCGGTGCTCTGGCGCCCATCGTGCTGACCGCCAAGGGGTTCGACATCACCTCGTCGCTGGGGTACGCGGCGGCCAGTTTCCTCGGCTATCCGGTCGGATCGGCGCTGTCGATTCCGCTGGTGGACCGGTTCGAGCGGAAACGGTTGATCATCGTTTCCGCTTTGGGGATCGCGCTTTTCGGCCTGCTGTTCGGCATGGCCGCATCGTCCGCGCTGATCGTCACCACCGGGTTCCTGCTGACCGTGTGCAGCAACGTGTTTTCCAACTCGTTCCACATCTATCAGACCGAGATCTTCCCGACCAGCCTGCGCAGCAGCGCGATCGGCATCGCCTATTCGTTGTCCCGCCTCACCTCCGCGGTACTGCCCTTCGTCGCGATCACGGCGCTTGACCACCTCGGCGCCACCGCGGTGTTTTTTGGCTCGGCCGTACTGATCGGCGTGCTGTGCCTGGATGTCGGCCTGCTCGGCCCGCGCAGCACCGGCCGCCCGCTGGAAACTGTCGCCGAGCGCACCCCCAGCGCCACCGAAAGCGCGCCCGCGTCGGAAACCGCGTGA
- a CDS encoding transposase, whose product MLSDEQWALIKDLLPARTGRPGRPFSDPRAMAEGIIYRYRCGIAWRNLPAMFGPWQTPALVARD is encoded by the coding sequence TTGCTCTCGGATGAGCAGTGGGCGTTGATCAAGGACTTGCTGCCGGCGCGCACGGGGAGACCCGGGCGGCCGTTTTCGGATCCGCGGGCGATGGCCGAGGGCATTATCTACCGGTATCGGTGCGGGATCGCGTGGCGGAACCTGCCGGCGATGTTCGGGCCCTGGCAGACTCCCGCGCTGGTGGCGCGGGACTGA
- a CDS encoding PEP/pyruvate-binding domain-containing protein, translating to MRCTDVNLPVAVRSSATGEDGSHASFAGIFDTYLGVTGPQAVIESVRNCWGSLFTARALATGIATGSRTTPMPAVRASDSIGCRTGLSRFWAGCGVRLR from the coding sequence GTGCGGTGCACGGACGTCAACCTCCCGGTGGCCGTGCGCAGCTCGGCGACCGGGGAGGACGGCTCGCACGCCAGTTTCGCGGGCATCTTCGACACCTACCTCGGGGTCACCGGGCCACAGGCGGTGATCGAGTCGGTGCGGAACTGCTGGGGCAGCCTGTTCACCGCACGCGCCCTGGCTACCGGCATCGCAACGGGATCTCGCACCACGCCAATGCCGGCGGTGCGGGCGAGCGACTCGATCGGCTGCCGGACCGGCTTGAGCAGGTTCTGGGCCGGGTGCGGGGTTCGGTTGCGGTAG
- a CDS encoding GNAT family N-acetyltransferase, whose translation MGAGRRPRVRRGAGPRRIEIRPSGDDEFGAWPETAADGFGHPGTQGPPDHAFLTRAMRELAAGGVQRYLARCDGVVAGAVGMCVTGGQAQFTGAATLPGYRRRGIQAALLSVRLADQQAGFPWTIHP comes from the coding sequence TTGGGGGCGGGGCGCCGGCCTCGGGTCCGGCGGGGTGCCGGACCCCGACGCATCGAGATCCGGCCGAGTGGTGACGACGAGTTCGGCGCCTGGCCGGAGACCGCCGCGGACGGCTTCGGCCACCCCGGCACGCAGGGGCCGCCCGACCACGCGTTCCTCACACGCGCCATGCGCGAGCTCGCGGCGGGCGGCGTCCAGCGCTACCTGGCGCGGTGCGACGGGGTCGTCGCTGGTGCCGTCGGCATGTGCGTCACCGGCGGCCAGGCCCAGTTCACCGGGGCCGCGACCCTGCCCGGCTACCGGCGCCGGGGCATCCAGGCCGCCCTGCTGTCCGTGCGGCTCGCCGACCAGCAGGCTGGATTTCCCTGGACAATCCACCCCTGA
- a CDS encoding TetR/AcrR family transcriptional regulator — protein sequence MERFCERILMPPSDLTGPEDVLIVRIPAAAPRSATNAERGPDPRVARTRMAVAEAATTLFLRNGYQGTSVDDIASLARVSKRSVYNNFGDKDTLFTEIVLGYTATAQDFADRLVAGLPDATDVPTAIRELARRHLAAVAQPQVLRLRRLIILEATRFPELAAEYYRRAPGRVMNALTEAFGELHARGALNTPDPKRAAEHFSYLVLGATLDTALFDPDGPMPSPRELQRIADDGADAFLAAYRPS from the coding sequence GTGGAGCGTTTCTGCGAGAGGATCCTGATGCCACCCTCGGACCTAACCGGCCCGGAAGACGTCCTGATCGTGCGCATCCCCGCAGCCGCGCCACGGTCGGCCACGAACGCGGAGCGCGGACCCGACCCGCGCGTGGCGCGGACACGGATGGCCGTCGCCGAGGCCGCGACCACACTCTTCCTGCGTAACGGCTACCAGGGCACCAGCGTCGACGACATCGCCAGCCTGGCCCGGGTGTCGAAACGCAGCGTGTACAACAACTTCGGAGACAAGGACACCCTGTTCACCGAGATCGTGCTCGGATATACCGCGACCGCGCAGGATTTCGCCGATCGGCTCGTCGCGGGCTTGCCGGACGCGACTGACGTGCCCACCGCGATACGTGAACTGGCCCGCCGGCACCTCGCGGCGGTCGCGCAGCCACAGGTGTTGCGGCTGCGCCGGCTCATCATCCTGGAGGCGACCCGATTCCCCGAACTCGCCGCCGAATACTACCGGCGTGCGCCCGGGCGGGTCATGAATGCCCTTACCGAGGCATTCGGCGAGTTGCACGCGCGCGGCGCGCTGAACACACCCGACCCGAAACGAGCCGCCGAGCACTTCTCCTACCTCGTGCTCGGCGCAACCCTCGATACCGCGCTGTTCGACCCCGACGGGCCGATGCCATCACCACGAGAACTGCAGCGGATCGCCGACGACGGGGCAGATGCCTTCCTCGCCGCCTACCGGCCAAGCTGA
- a CDS encoding DUF998 domain-containing protein, with translation MSTTTMTHPNPCDRPGTVTRSLLGYGLLAGPFYLVAGLIEALTRSGYQFTRHDLSLLANGAPGWIHVAVLVVTGLMTITAAAGMRRALAGTPGGRWGPRLVAGYGLGLVAAGVFVADPMNGFPVGTPDGPPVHPTVHGVLHVVTGGLGFLCLIAATAVLARTFARAGRRGWAWYSRGTGVAFLAGFAGIASGASSPPVILGFWAAVVIAFAWLAALSLHLYRAQ, from the coding sequence ATGTCGACCACCACCATGACCCACCCGAACCCCTGTGACCGCCCCGGCACGGTTACGCGCTCCCTGCTCGGCTACGGCCTGCTCGCCGGGCCGTTCTACCTGGTCGCCGGTCTGATCGAGGCGCTGACCCGCAGCGGGTACCAGTTCACCAGGCATGACCTGAGCCTGCTCGCCAACGGAGCGCCCGGCTGGATCCACGTCGCCGTCCTGGTGGTCACCGGCCTGATGACCATCACCGCCGCGGCCGGCATGCGCCGCGCCCTCGCCGGGACCCCGGGCGGCCGGTGGGGCCCGCGGCTCGTCGCCGGTTACGGACTGGGACTCGTCGCCGCGGGAGTGTTCGTCGCCGATCCGATGAACGGATTCCCGGTCGGTACCCCTGACGGCCCGCCCGTTCACCCGACCGTCCACGGTGTGCTGCACGTTGTCACCGGCGGGCTCGGATTCCTCTGCCTGATCGCGGCCACCGCCGTACTGGCCCGCACGTTCGCTCGAGCGGGCCGACGCGGTTGGGCCTGGTACTCGCGTGGCACCGGCGTCGCGTTCCTCGCCGGGTTCGCCGGCATCGCATCCGGCGCCAGCAGCCCGCCCGTCATCCTGGGATTCTGGGCCGCTGTCGTCATCGCTTTCGCCTGGCTCGCCGCCCTGTCCCTGCACCTCTACCGCGCACAGTGA
- a CDS encoding YdeI/OmpD-associated family protein encodes MKLRATIELTGKTTTGIEVPPDLLSALGGGKRPPVRVTINGYTYRTSIGVMAGRYLIPVSSDVRTAAGVAAGDEVDTELELDTSPRELDVPPELAEAMDTGTREFFDGLSYSRKQRFVLPIQQAKTPETRQRRIAKAIAALRDRKPEP; translated from the coding sequence ATGAAGCTCCGCGCCACGATCGAACTCACCGGAAAGACCACCACCGGCATCGAGGTTCCGCCTGACCTTCTCTCCGCACTGGGCGGTGGCAAGCGCCCGCCGGTGCGGGTGACCATCAACGGATACACCTACCGCACCAGCATCGGCGTCATGGCCGGTCGGTACCTCATCCCCGTCAGCAGCGACGTACGCACGGCGGCAGGCGTCGCGGCGGGGGACGAAGTGGACACCGAACTCGAGCTCGACACCAGCCCGCGAGAACTCGACGTGCCACCCGAACTCGCCGAGGCGATGGACACCGGCACCCGCGAATTCTTCGACGGACTGTCCTACAGCCGCAAACAACGATTCGTACTGCCGATACAACAAGCCAAAACACCAGAAACCCGGCAACGTCGCATCGCCAAAGCCATCGCCGCCCTCCGCGACCGCAAACCCGAACCATGA
- a CDS encoding acyl-CoA dehydrogenase family protein, which yields MDFRETSEHRDLRDTVRAITAKFGPEYYVPRAEAGEPTAELWAELGHHGFLGINLPEEYGGGGAGLVELAMVCEETAAAGCPMLLLLVSAAISGEMISDFGTDEQRRHWLPRMASGEAKVVFGITEPDAGSNTHRLSTVARRDGGDFLISGTKHYISGVDEAEAILLVTRSGVDETTGHAVLSLFIVPTDTPGLVATPLPVSAKLPEKQFVLHFDDLRAPAEWLVGEEGNGFRQVFHGLNPERITGAALCVGIARHVLHQAAEYASTRSVWGKPIGTHQGVSHPLAKARIETDLAALMTTKAAWLHDNELPAGEAANMAKYAAAEAAGAAAEAAIQAHGGNGLATEYGLMPYWAISRLLRIAPVSREMVLNFVAQHTLGLPRSY from the coding sequence GTGGACTTTCGGGAAACGTCCGAGCACAGGGATCTCCGGGACACGGTACGGGCGATCACCGCGAAGTTCGGCCCGGAGTACTACGTGCCGCGAGCCGAGGCCGGTGAGCCGACCGCGGAGCTGTGGGCGGAGCTAGGGCACCACGGGTTCCTCGGGATCAATCTGCCCGAGGAGTACGGCGGGGGTGGCGCCGGGCTGGTCGAGCTCGCGATGGTGTGCGAGGAGACGGCCGCGGCCGGCTGCCCGATGCTGCTGCTGCTGGTGTCGGCGGCGATCTCGGGCGAGATGATCTCGGACTTCGGCACGGACGAGCAACGGCGCCACTGGCTGCCGCGGATGGCCTCGGGTGAGGCGAAGGTGGTCTTCGGGATCACGGAGCCGGACGCAGGGTCGAACACGCACCGCCTGTCGACCGTAGCCCGTCGCGACGGCGGGGACTTCCTCATCAGCGGCACCAAGCACTACATCTCCGGGGTGGACGAGGCCGAAGCCATCCTGCTCGTCACCCGGTCCGGCGTAGACGAGACGACCGGGCACGCCGTGCTGTCGCTGTTCATCGTGCCCACGGACACACCCGGCCTGGTGGCCACGCCGCTGCCGGTGTCGGCGAAGCTGCCGGAGAAGCAGTTCGTCCTGCACTTCGACGATCTCCGCGCTCCGGCGGAGTGGCTCGTCGGCGAGGAGGGCAACGGGTTCCGGCAGGTGTTTCACGGGCTCAACCCGGAACGCATCACGGGCGCGGCCCTGTGCGTCGGGATCGCCCGCCACGTGTTGCACCAGGCCGCGGAGTACGCCTCGACGCGGTCGGTGTGGGGCAAGCCGATCGGCACCCACCAGGGAGTCTCACATCCGCTGGCCAAGGCGAGGATCGAGACGGACCTGGCCGCGTTGATGACCACGAAGGCGGCCTGGCTACACGACAACGAGCTTCCTGCGGGCGAGGCGGCCAACATGGCGAAGTACGCGGCGGCCGAGGCCGCGGGGGCCGCTGCCGAGGCGGCGATCCAGGCGCACGGCGGCAACGGGCTCGCCACCGAGTACGGCCTGATGCCGTACTGGGCCATCTCACGCCTGCTCCGGATCGCGCCGGTGAGCCGGGAGATGGTGCTCAACTTCGTCGCCCAGCACACCCTCGGCCTGCCCCGTTCCTACTGA
- a CDS encoding acyl-CoA carboxylase subunit beta produces the protein MTTVLRSALNTADETYQTNYRHQQQVLAELDEQIQAAIAGGGPRYQQRHRDRGRLLVRERIELLLDRDASFLELSTLAAWGTQFPVGASVVTGIGVVSGVECVLIAHDPTVRGGAMNPYSLKKTLRALEIARVNRLPVINLVESGGADLPTQSELFVHAGKIFHDLTELSSMAIPTIALVFGNSTAGGAYVPGMCDYAVMVDQQAKVFLGGPPLVKMATGEDADDEELGGAAMHAKTSGLCDHFAADERDCIRIGRQIVSELGWRKLGPGPTLPADEPLYDPDELLGIAPADIKVPFDPREVIARVVDGSRFGEYKPLWGTSLVTGWASVHGFPVGILANARGVLFSEEAKKASEFIQLANQTDTPLLFLQNTTGYMVGKNYEQGGIIKDGAKMINSVANSKVPHITINLAASFGAGNYGMSGRAYDPRLMFAWAGSRLAVMGAAQLAGVMSIVARQSAAASGREFDTEADERNRAAIEAQIDKESHSFFVTARLYDDGLIDPRDTRTVLGIALSAAHSNIVAGQRGYGVFRM, from the coding sequence ATGACCACAGTGCTCCGTTCCGCGCTGAATACGGCGGACGAGACCTACCAGACGAACTACCGGCATCAGCAGCAGGTGCTCGCCGAGCTCGACGAGCAGATCCAAGCTGCCATTGCCGGTGGCGGCCCGCGCTACCAGCAACGGCACCGGGACCGCGGCCGGCTGCTGGTCCGCGAGCGCATCGAGCTGCTGCTCGACCGGGATGCGTCCTTCCTCGAACTGTCCACCCTCGCGGCCTGGGGCACGCAGTTCCCGGTCGGCGCGTCGGTGGTGACCGGCATCGGTGTCGTCTCGGGCGTCGAATGCGTGCTGATCGCCCACGACCCGACCGTGCGCGGAGGGGCGATGAACCCGTACTCGCTGAAGAAGACGTTGCGAGCACTGGAAATCGCGCGGGTCAACCGGTTGCCGGTGATCAACCTGGTGGAGTCCGGTGGCGCCGACCTGCCGACGCAGTCGGAGCTGTTCGTGCATGCCGGGAAGATCTTCCACGATCTCACCGAGCTCTCCTCGATGGCGATCCCGACGATCGCGCTCGTGTTCGGCAACTCCACGGCCGGTGGGGCCTACGTTCCCGGCATGTGCGACTACGCGGTCATGGTCGACCAGCAGGCGAAGGTGTTCCTCGGAGGGCCACCGCTGGTGAAGATGGCCACCGGCGAGGACGCCGACGACGAGGAACTGGGCGGCGCGGCCATGCACGCGAAGACATCCGGGCTGTGCGACCACTTCGCCGCGGACGAGCGCGACTGCATCCGGATCGGCCGCCAGATCGTGTCCGAGCTCGGCTGGCGCAAGCTCGGTCCCGGTCCGACGCTGCCCGCCGACGAGCCGCTCTACGACCCGGACGAGCTGCTGGGCATCGCGCCGGCGGACATCAAGGTGCCCTTCGACCCGCGTGAGGTGATCGCCCGGGTCGTCGACGGCTCCCGGTTCGGGGAGTACAAGCCCTTGTGGGGTACCAGCCTGGTAACCGGGTGGGCCTCGGTGCACGGCTTCCCGGTCGGCATCCTCGCCAACGCGCGCGGGGTGCTGTTCAGCGAGGAGGCCAAGAAGGCCAGCGAGTTCATCCAGCTCGCGAACCAGACCGACACACCGCTGCTGTTCCTGCAGAACACCACCGGGTACATGGTCGGCAAGAACTACGAGCAGGGCGGGATCATCAAGGACGGGGCCAAGATGATCAACTCGGTCGCCAACAGCAAGGTCCCGCACATCACCATCAACCTGGCGGCTTCGTTCGGCGCGGGAAACTACGGCATGTCCGGCCGCGCTTACGACCCGCGGCTGATGTTCGCCTGGGCCGGGTCGCGGCTTGCGGTGATGGGCGCCGCGCAGCTCGCCGGCGTGATGTCCATCGTGGCCAGGCAGTCCGCCGCGGCATCCGGGCGGGAGTTCGACACCGAGGCCGACGAGCGCAACCGCGCGGCGATCGAGGCGCAGATCGACAAGGAGTCGCACTCGTTCTTCGTCACCGCCCGGCTCTACGACGACGGACTCATCGACCCGCGCGATACCCGCACCGTGCTCGGCATCGCGTTGTCCGCCGCGCACTCCAACATCGTCGCCGGCCAGCGTGGCTACGGCGTCTTCCGGATGTGA